One Setaria viridis chromosome 5, Setaria_viridis_v4.0, whole genome shotgun sequence genomic region harbors:
- the LOC117856565 gene encoding tetraketide alpha-pyrone reductase 1-like → MLNSAINGTLNVLRSCKKNLLLKRVILTSSSSTVRIKDEADLPPNVLLDETSWSSIEYCESLQVTLIWYAVAKILAEKAAWEFAKEHKIDLVTVLPTFVIGPSLSPELGPTSSDVLGLFQGA, encoded by the exons ATGCTTAATTCAGCAATAAATGGCACTCTGAACGTGCTACGGTCATGCAAAAAGAATCTCTTGCTCAAAAGGGTCATCCTCACATCTTCATCGTCAACTGTGAGGATCAAGGACGAAGCTGACCTGCCCCCTAACGTGTTACTGGATGAAACATCATGGAGCTCCATCGAGTACTGCGAGAGTCTCCAGGTGA CCTTGATATGGTACGCTGTCGCGAAGATCCTAGCTGAGAAGGCGGCCTGGGAGTTCGCCAAGGAGCATAAGATCGACCTCGTGACTGTTCTTCCCACCTTTGTTATCGGACCTAGTCTGTCCCCCGAGCTTGGCCCCACTTCTTCAGATGTCCTCGGCTTATTCCAAGGTGCGTGA
- the LOC117858711 gene encoding transcription termination factor MTERF6, chloroplastic/mitochondrial: MASGVSNGKSLTQWLRENGFDEETVARMARRCKNLHSLDAGEASGVWDYLLTSVKIERRRLRHVVAKCPKVLTLPVDGKLVPTVQCLATLQAKPGEVAQAIAKFPQILFHSVEEKLCPLLAFFQTLGVSEKQLAKLLMVNPRLISYSIEAKFSQMVDFLVDLDMDKEGMIGKILTKEPYIMGYSIDKRLRPTAEFLKSEVGLQGLDLKRVIMSFPDILSRDVDKLLRPNLAFLRSCGFSKGQVMALVAGYPPVLIKSVKHCLEPRIKFLVEEMGRDMGEVVDYPQFFRHGLKRSLEYRHKVLKQKNSSCSLSEMLDCNQKKFAMKFGLVAAV; this comes from the coding sequence ATGGCCAGCGGCGTCAGTAATGGCAAGAGCCTGACGCAGTGGTTGAGGGAGAACGGGTTCGACGAGGAGACCGTCGCGCGCATGGCAAGGAGATGCAAGAACCTGCACAgcctcgacgccggcgaggcctcgggcgtCTGGGACTACCTCCTCACCAGCGTCAAGATCGAGCGGCGGAGGCTGCGGCACGTGGTGGCCAAGTGCCCCAAGGTGCTCACCCTGCCCGTGGACGGCAAGCTTGTGCCCACGGTGCAGTGCCTCGCCACGCTGCAGGCCAAGCCCGGGGAGGTGGCGCAGGCCATCGCCAAGTTCCCGCAGATACTCTTCCACAGCGTAGAGGAGAAACTCTGCCCACTCCTGGCCTTCTTCCAGACACTCGGCGTCTCCGAGAAGCAGCTCGCCAAGCTGCTCATGGTCAACCCGCGCCTCATCAGCTACAGCATTGAGGCCAAGTTCTCGCAGATGGTCGACTTTCTTGTGGACCTGGACATGGACAAGGAAGGCATGATCGGCAAGATCCTTACCAAGGAGCCGTACATCATGGGGTACAGTATCGATAAACGGCTGCGTCCCACTGCCGAATTCCTCAAGTCGGAGGTCGGGTTACAGGGGTTAGATCTCAAAAGGGTGATCATGAGCTTCCCTGATATATTGTCACGAGATGTGGATAAGCTTCTGCGGCCCAATTTAGCGTTCTTGCGGAGCTGCGGTTTCAGcaagggtcaggttatggcATTGGTGGCTGGATACCCTCCTGTTCTTATCAAGAGCGTCAAGCATTGCTTGGAGCCAAGGATAAAGTTCCTGGTCGAAGAAATGGGGCGGGACATGGGTGAGGTGGTAGATTACCCCCAGTTCTTTCGCCATGGCCTCAAGAGGAGCCTGGAGTACCGTCACAAGGTGCTCAAGCAGAAGAACTCAAGTTGCAGCCTCAGCGAGATGCTAGACTGTAATCAGAAGAAGTTTGCCATGAAATTTGGTTTGGTTGCAGCAGTTTAG